A part of Methanohalobium evestigatum Z-7303 genomic DNA contains:
- a CDS encoding bactofilin family protein, with amino-acid sequence MDFRVMVISIFREHVIFMNLNFLKYHPESNTYIIRKQAFFEDDVNINGNLITGIGVNFWKDLDVNGSLKLGKGSVIRGNVRAEDVLIGPYSKIDGNLEIKNTVKILDGAVVKSVICSGEMSVRPGCRLGFVKAEKTLELIGNVDVKEIERGTRVIVRPE; translated from the coding sequence ATGGATTTTCGGGTCATGGTAATATCTATATTCAGGGAACATGTGATTTTTATGAATCTTAATTTTTTAAAGTATCATCCCGAATCCAATACCTATATTATCAGGAAACAGGCGTTTTTTGAAGATGATGTGAATATTAACGGTAACCTGATAACAGGTATAGGGGTAAATTTTTGGAAAGATTTAGATGTTAACGGCTCTCTAAAACTTGGAAAAGGTTCTGTGATAAGAGGTAACGTTAGAGCAGAGGATGTACTTATAGGTCCATATTCAAAAATAGACGGCAATCTGGAAATAAAAAATACCGTAAAAATTCTTGATGGTGCTGTGGTAAAATCTGTGATATGCAGTGGGGAAATGAGTGTAAGACCAGGATGTAGATTAGGGTTTGTGAAAGCTGAAAAAACTCTGGAACTGATAGGCAACGTGGATGTCAAAGAAATAGAACGCGGTACAAGGGTAATTGTACGTCCAGAATAA
- a CDS encoding signal recognition particle protein Srp19 — protein sequence MLMRDRGKLVIWPVYLDRTRTRSDGRIISKKKSVREPELKEIEKAASKLGLNPEVEEDKAYPRSWWEVSGRVMVDKTAPKSYLLKQIAKIIKENREGGK from the coding sequence ATGTTAATGCGCGATAGAGGAAAATTGGTAATCTGGCCGGTATATCTGGACCGGACAAGAACGAGAAGCGATGGTCGAATCATATCAAAGAAAAAGTCCGTTAGAGAACCAGAACTTAAAGAAATCGAAAAAGCTGCATCCAAATTGGGGTTGAACCCTGAAGTAGAAGAAGATAAAGCTTATCCCAGGTCATGGTGGGAAGTAAGCGGAAGAGTGATGGTTGATAAAACAGCTCCAAAATCATATCTTTTAAAACAGATAGCAAAAATAATCAAAGAAAACCGGGAAGGTGGCAAATAA
- the mtrC gene encoding tetrahydromethanopterin S-methyltransferase subunit MtrC: MSAGGSGGPATGGIDHNKIIIFGIIGALVGIYAAYFLVDTIGPAFSFIAGLGAICSIVWGASAVRRVSNYGLGTGVPSIGMLAIGTGMVASLFGMAVGSIAGPVISFATACVIGLVIGILANRIIGMGIPIMEQSMTEIAGAGSLTIVALSTTMSGTFMIETVLPNVIGTGYIAMIFIIGALSILHPFNANLGPDEHQDRTLSTAFEKGAIAVIIAGIVATTTAGAASIPTILVGAFIWYTAFSKFYEYIKRDAHKVVGTGLLPTEEELE, encoded by the coding sequence ATGTCTGCAGGAGGATCTGGCGGACCAGCAACAGGTGGAATTGACCACAACAAAATAATAATATTCGGTATAATAGGCGCTCTCGTAGGAATTTATGCAGCTTATTTCCTCGTAGATACAATCGGGCCAGCGTTTTCGTTTATCGCTGGACTGGGCGCGATATGCTCCATTGTATGGGGTGCATCTGCTGTAAGAAGAGTCAGTAATTATGGACTTGGTACAGGTGTTCCGTCAATAGGAATGTTGGCAATTGGTACTGGTATGGTTGCATCCCTTTTTGGAATGGCGGTAGGAAGTATAGCAGGACCTGTGATATCATTTGCTACTGCATGTGTCATCGGTCTGGTGATTGGTATTCTTGCCAACCGTATCATTGGCATGGGCATTCCTATCATGGAACAATCCATGACTGAAATTGCAGGCGCTGGAAGCCTTACCATTGTTGCTCTCAGTACTACTATGTCAGGCACATTCATGATTGAAACTGTACTACCCAATGTCATTGGTACTGGGTATATCGCCATGATATTCATAATCGGTGCTCTTTCTATACTGCATCCGTTTAATGCCAATCTTGGACCCGATGAACACCAAGACCGTACATTGTCGACTGCTTTTGAAAAAGGTGCTATAGCTGTAATTATTGCAGGAATTGTAGCAACAACTACAGCTGGAGCCGCATCAATACCAACAATTCTGGTTGGTGCATTCATCTGGTACACTGCATTCTCGAAATTCTATGAGTACATCAAAAGAGATGCACACAAAGTAGTTGGAACCGGACTACTACCAACCGAGGAGGAGTTAGAATGA
- a CDS encoding sugar phosphate isomerase/epimerase family protein: MIIGASSLAGSIYQLKHEVDSIELYIPKMGLYNGSKLQDDEFKKVYDELSTSSALTSMHAPYFADVDTYPDDLLVDTTIMDDKQFGLMEESINLANKLDTRVVVIHPGKIHQDRYKSFAKMLDNLKSLASTASDYGVMLGLENKEGTDTNNLCCDADELLQAVEEVNSDNLGVTFDIGHANLTCGGDNQKLRYFANRISDYVVHMHLHDNYGVWTEDYDGDLHQAPGKCMIDFSILEDIKGYRGIYNLEVFSIDDVVAGKKIINNLKV, from the coding sequence ATGATAATCGGAGCATCATCACTGGCAGGAAGTATATACCAGTTAAAGCATGAAGTGGATTCTATAGAACTCTATATACCAAAAATGGGGCTTTATAACGGTTCGAAATTACAGGATGATGAATTCAAAAAAGTATATGATGAATTGTCCACATCCAGCGCCTTAACATCCATGCATGCTCCATATTTTGCAGATGTGGATACCTATCCTGACGATTTGCTTGTTGATACTACAATCATGGATGATAAGCAGTTTGGATTAATGGAAGAATCGATTAATCTTGCCAATAAACTGGATACAAGAGTAGTAGTAATTCATCCGGGTAAGATCCATCAGGACAGATATAAATCGTTTGCAAAAATGTTGGATAATCTCAAATCACTTGCATCAACAGCATCAGATTATGGAGTAATGTTGGGTCTTGAAAACAAAGAAGGTACTGATACAAACAATTTATGCTGCGATGCTGATGAACTTTTACAGGCAGTAGAAGAAGTAAATTCAGATAATCTTGGTGTGACATTTGATATCGGTCATGCAAATCTTACATGTGGTGGAGATAATCAAAAACTGCGGTATTTTGCAAACAGAATATCAGATTATGTAGTTCATATGCATCTTCATGATAATTATGGAGTATGGACAGAGGATTATGACGGTGATCTACATCAGGCGCCTGGAAAATGCATGATAGATTTTTCGATACTTGAAGATATTAAAGGATATAGAGGTATTTATAATCTGGAAGTATTTTCAATTGATGATGTAGTTGCCGGCAAAAAAATAATAAATAATTTGAAAGTTTAA
- the mtrE gene encoding tetrahydromethanopterin S-methyltransferase subunit E, which translates to MDPLLGMGVLALMGAAATIAGATEDLESDVGSQSNPNSQVQLAPQMMHPHRIYNKAISGEPPSNALMCAIGGTIASVMMSAYGLSVVFAITFGAAIAAVVHGTYAASSFMGRVSSQKRFKQPLYLDIVRSHTPVIIGYAFLTTFFILVISYLMSSVLNHPFPLPLLAFIWGITVGAIGSSTGDVHYGAEREYQNVEFGSGINAANSGDIVRYGESGLRNGIDNAWFCSKFGGPVTGIAFGMTVFLSGWVTTVFNPGESITMGWLSVIAGLLIVAILIIGNRVIETWARSTYGPYQEDESEEVTA; encoded by the coding sequence ATGGACCCACTCTTAGGTATGGGTGTACTGGCACTTATGGGAGCTGCAGCAACCATTGCTGGCGCTACAGAGGATCTTGAATCTGATGTTGGATCGCAAAGTAATCCCAACTCTCAAGTGCAACTTGCACCCCAAATGATGCATCCACATAGAATATACAACAAAGCTATTTCTGGAGAACCACCATCAAACGCTCTAATGTGTGCGATTGGAGGTACCATAGCTTCAGTTATGATGAGTGCATATGGATTGTCTGTGGTTTTTGCAATTACATTTGGTGCAGCAATTGCCGCAGTTGTACACGGAACATATGCAGCATCATCATTTATGGGTAGAGTTTCCAGTCAGAAACGTTTTAAACAGCCTTTGTACCTTGATATTGTTAGGTCGCATACACCTGTTATCATAGGATATGCATTTTTAACCACATTCTTTATACTGGTTATATCCTATCTAATGTCATCGGTACTCAATCATCCATTCCCATTGCCGCTTCTTGCGTTTATATGGGGCATTACTGTTGGTGCTATTGGTTCATCCACTGGTGATGTACACTACGGTGCTGAACGAGAATACCAGAACGTTGAATTCGGGTCTGGTATAAACGCTGCCAATTCTGGAGATATCGTTAGATATGGAGAATCAGGCCTCAGGAACGGTATCGACAACGCTTGGTTCTGTTCAAAATTTGGAGGACCAGTCACAGGAATTGCATTTGGTATGACCGTTTTCCTCAGTGGATGGGTAACAACCGTATTCAATCCCGGAGAAAGTATTACAATGGGCTGGCTTTCAGTAATTGCCGGCTTGTTAATAGTTGCTATTTTGATAATCGGAAATCGAGTCATTGAAACCTGGGCACGCAGTACCTATGGTCCCTACCAAGAAGATGAAAGTGAAGAGGTGACTGCATGA
- the mtrD gene encoding tetrahydromethanopterin S-methyltransferase subunit D yields MVGILSANLLYVLLITIGGTLVSFSVHFVPVGGAPAAMAQAPGIGTGTVQLAAGAGLTGLITAGTVLGLTNSIAIVLASGAVGAMLMIGSTMIIGQMVYVFGVGVPPAGGKSKYDPITKDKQDIYSSQGTEGHGLPTASYISGIIGGGLGGLGGSLVYYSLVNVTNNIGMTDLAGLAGIFAVGIFFINAVIPSYNIGGTTEGFHDPKFKRWYRAVISSIIATFMCAIIGVLAIGGL; encoded by the coding sequence ATCGTTGGAATTCTTTCAGCCAACCTATTATATGTGCTTCTTATTACTATCGGGGGCACACTTGTTTCGTTTAGTGTTCATTTTGTTCCTGTCGGTGGTGCACCTGCAGCAATGGCACAGGCACCAGGTATTGGAACTGGTACTGTGCAATTGGCTGCCGGTGCGGGTTTAACTGGATTAATTACCGCCGGTACAGTTTTGGGACTGACAAACAGTATTGCAATCGTCCTTGCATCTGGTGCAGTCGGTGCAATGTTAATGATTGGAAGTACCATGATCATTGGACAGATGGTATACGTTTTTGGAGTTGGTGTACCCCCAGCCGGTGGTAAATCCAAATATGACCCTATTACAAAAGACAAGCAAGACATCTATTCCTCTCAAGGTACTGAAGGACACGGTCTTCCGACTGCATCCTATATCAGTGGAATAATCGGCGGTGGTCTTGGTGGTCTTGGTGGATCACTGGTTTACTATTCACTGGTTAACGTCACCAATAATATAGGTATGACAGACCTTGCCGGTTTAGCAGGTATTTTTGCTGTTGGTATTTTCTTCATAAATGCAGTTATACCATCATACAACATCGGAGGGACCACAGAAGGTTTCCACGACCCCAAATTCAAAAGATGGTACAGAGCAGTAATTTCATCCATAATTGCAACATTTATGTGTGCAATTATAGGCGTACTCGCTATAGGAGGTCTGTAA